Proteins encoded in a region of the Methanothermobacter tenebrarum genome:
- a CDS encoding DUF5654 family protein, which produces MSEIKEEVIKTMATLITTAFGLIAALAWNEAIKALIQLFFKAGNALTGLFVYAIIVTILALLQL; this is translated from the coding sequence GAGTGAGATAAAAGAGGAAGTTATTAAGACAATGGCGACTCTTATAACAACAGCTTTTGGACTTATAGCAGCTCTAGCATGGAACGAAGCCATCAAGGCATTAATACAATTGTTTTTCAAGGCCGGGAATGCTCTTACAGGTTTGTTTGTCTATGCAATTATCGTCACTATACTTGCTTTATTGCAACTATAA